The following proteins are co-located in the Thermodesulfobacteriota bacterium genome:
- a CDS encoding NifB/NifX family molybdenum-iron cluster-binding protein, protein MKIAVAVWKNRISPLLDSASMLLIARIEDGMIASSHYENVHSEILSSKAIRIYTMGVKVVICGAVSHFLENMIEAYGIRVIPFVAGDVNQVIDAYLKGNLSAAKFQMPGCGFKRRRFSANGSWKKI, encoded by the coding sequence ATGAAAATAGCTGTTGCGGTTTGGAAGAATCGGATTTCCCCTTTACTTGATTCGGCGAGCATGCTGCTTATTGCAAGGATTGAAGACGGGATGATTGCCAGTAGTCACTATGAAAATGTTCATTCCGAAATTCTGTCTTCAAAAGCTATAAGAATCTATACCATGGGAGTAAAAGTGGTCATTTGCGGTGCGGTATCACATTTTTTAGAAAACATGATCGAAGCCTACGGTATCCGGGTTATTCCGTTTGTTGCAGGCGATGTGAATCAGGTCATTGACGCCTATTTAAAAGGAAACCTTTCTGCTGCAAAATTCCAGATGCCGGGCTGTGGGTTCAAACGGCGGCGTTTCAGTGCCAATGGTTCATGGAAGAAAATATGA
- a CDS encoding DUF5320 domain-containing protein encodes MPGGDRTGPSGMGSMTGRGAGYCAGYSAPGSVNPTLGRSFGAGFGRGLGLGFRGGRGGRWGVPYAGYGYGAPYAPGYSYAPTLEQETSALRNQAQYFEDSLKEIKKRLKELEVKKSTP; translated from the coding sequence ATGCCAGGAGGAGATAGGACAGGACCATCAGGGATGGGTTCCATGACAGGACGAGGAGCCGGTTATTGTGCCGGATATTCAGCACCGGGCTCGGTCAATCCGACTCTCGGTAGAAGTTTCGGCGCAGGCTTTGGACGGGGCCTCGGTCTTGGCTTCCGGGGAGGACGGGGCGGAAGATGGGGCGTGCCCTACGCCGGGTATGGTTACGGTGCTCCGTATGCCCCTGGCTATAGTTATGCTCCGACCCTGGAGCAGGAAACGAGTGCGCTTAGAAATCAGGCTCAATATTTTGAAGATAGTCTTAAAGAGATCAAGAAACGGTTAAAAGAGCTGGAAGTTAAAAAATCCACACCATAA
- a CDS encoding NifB/NifX family molybdenum-iron cluster-binding protein, which yields MKIAVSSNGKSLDSPVDPRFGRCAYFIVVETEDMSFEAFDNENLALGGGAGIQSGQFVASKDVKSVITGNCGPNAMQTLSAARIEIFLGNSGTVREAVEKYIRGDIKPASAANVAEHYGMGGGAGMGRGMGRGRGM from the coding sequence ATGAAAATTGCAGTAAGCAGTAATGGAAAGAGTTTAGATTCCCCGGTGGATCCTCGTTTTGGCCGGTGTGCCTATTTTATCGTTGTGGAAACAGAGGACATGAGCTTTGAGGCCTTTGATAACGAAAATCTCGCTCTTGGTGGAGGCGCCGGCATTCAATCAGGCCAATTCGTGGCATCTAAGGATGTAAAATCCGTAATAACGGGTAATTGTGGGCCAAATGCCATGCAAACCCTTTCGGCTGCCCGGATTGAGATTTTTTTAGGGAATTCCGGGACAGTAAGAGAGGCGGTAGAAAAATATATAAGGGGCGATATAAAACCTGCAAGCGCTGCCAATGTGGCCGAGCACTACGGCATGGGAGGCGGAGCAGGAATGGGACGCGGAATGGGGAGAGGCCGGGGCATGTAA
- a CDS encoding ATP-binding protein, which yields MIISIASGKGGTGKTTVATNLAVSLGSDVQILDCDVEEPNAHLFIQPTFEETKTITTPVPEVDMDKCTLCGECGEICQFKAIVVIAETVLSFPELCHSCGGCMEVCPVKAITETKRELGVIETGHRNGLEFIHGKLRIGEAMSPPMIRKVREYTRPEILTIIDAPPGTSCPVIASMKDADFVLLVTEPTPFGLHDLELAVEAVKILGIPHGLVINRSDMGDDKVEKYAKEKNVPILMEIPFDRRIAEAYSRGKMIVEAMPEYKDRFSELYLRIKKIVD from the coding sequence ATGATTATCAGTATAGCAAGTGGAAAAGGAGGCACGGGAAAAACAACGGTCGCCACCAATCTGGCTGTTTCTCTTGGATCCGATGTCCAGATTCTGGATTGTGATGTGGAAGAGCCCAATGCCCATCTCTTTATCCAACCTACCTTTGAAGAAACCAAAACGATTACAACCCCTGTGCCCGAGGTAGACATGGACAAATGCACCCTATGTGGCGAATGCGGTGAAATATGCCAGTTCAAAGCCATTGTGGTGATTGCCGAGACCGTATTGTCTTTTCCCGAACTCTGCCACAGTTGCGGGGGATGTATGGAGGTTTGCCCTGTAAAAGCCATCACCGAAACGAAACGTGAATTGGGTGTAATCGAAACGGGACATAGAAATGGCCTGGAGTTTATCCATGGAAAATTAAGGATCGGAGAGGCCATGTCGCCCCCGATGATAAGAAAGGTGCGAGAATATACCCGGCCTGAGATATTGACTATTATTGATGCCCCGCCGGGCACATCGTGCCCTGTGATTGCCTCCATGAAGGATGCCGATTTTGTTTTGTTGGTTACAGAACCAACGCCATTCGGCCTGCATGATCTTGAGCTGGCGGTGGAAGCGGTTAAAATCCTGGGGATACCGCATGGTCTGGTTATTAACCGGTCGGATATGGGTGATGATAAGGTAGAGAAATATGCCAAAGAAAAAAATGTACCTATTTTAATGGAAATTCCATTTGACCGACGGATTGCAGAGGCCTATTCACGGGGAAAAATGATCGTGGAGGCGATGCCTGAATACAAAGACAGGTTTTCAGAGTTATATCTTCGTATTAAAAAAATTGTAGATTGA